A DNA window from Nitrospirota bacterium contains the following coding sequences:
- a CDS encoding ATP-binding protein codes for MTDADKINILIKEGEGLTVEFKEHFTARIDEDMVAFANTKGGTILLGVRDDRTIAGEKLTNDLKARINSIARN; via the coding sequence ATGACAGACGCAGACAAAATAAATATTCTGATTAAAGAGGGCGAAGGGCTTACCGTTGAGTTTAAGGAACATTTTACCGCCCGGATTGATGAGGATATGGTTGCGTTTGCAAACACAAAAGGCGGGACAATCCTTCTCGGTGTCAGAGACGACCGCACAATAGCAGGGGAGAAACTAACCAATGACCTCAAAGCCCGCATCAATTCTATTGCAAGAAAC